Proteins found in one candidate division WOR-1 bacterium RIFOXYB2_FULL_36_35 genomic segment:
- a CDS encoding pyruvate synthase produces the protein MSKDLFEVRWHGRGGQGAKTASLLFGDAALDSGMYIQAFPEYGPERMGAPVASFNRLSKKPINVHCSISSPDLVVVLDPTLMGKVDVTDGLLENGNLIVNTSLTAEEVSKNLNNKNKINVFVVDASGISKTEIGQDIPNTPMLGAMLKVSGLLDFDKTIKGIELKLKKKFANKPEIIEGNIKAIKRAYEEVTS, from the coding sequence ATGAGTAAAGATTTGTTTGAAGTAAGATGGCATGGTAGGGGGGGGCAGGGAGCTAAAACTGCTTCACTTTTATTTGGGGATGCTGCTTTGGATTCTGGCATGTATATTCAAGCTTTTCCCGAGTATGGACCTGAAAGAATGGGAGCGCCTGTCGCTTCTTTTAACCGTTTATCCAAAAAGCCTATAAATGTTCATTGTTCTATAAGTAGTCCGGATTTGGTTGTAGTTTTAGATCCCACTTTAATGGGGAAAGTTGATGTGACAGATGGCCTGCTTGAAAATGGAAATTTAATTGTAAATACATCGTTAACCGCAGAAGAGGTTAGTAAAAATCTTAATAACAAAAACAAAATCAATGTTTTTGTCGTGGATGCGTCAGGAATTTCAAAAACTGAAATTGGGCAAGATATACCAAATACTCCTATGTTGGGAGCTATGCTTAAAGTTTCGGGGCTACTTGACTTTGACAAAACAATAAAAGGGATTGAATTAAAATTAAAAAAGAAGTTTGCCAATAAACCGGAAATAATAGAAGGAAACATTAAGGCTATTAAGCGTGCTTATGAGGAGGTAACATCTTAA